In Nymphaea colorata isolate Beijing-Zhang1983 chromosome 5, ASM883128v2, whole genome shotgun sequence, one genomic interval encodes:
- the LOC116255123 gene encoding protein SCO1 homolog 1, mitochondrial — protein sequence MFIRRSLRGLLHVSTKGGGGSTFVSSSGAAASLATAAASGEALDYSLLRAGAHFTSCDLRPAIGLFRHYIAVGKFGSVVAPSKNRGQNSTFIFRTLSSAAVKHESSHNDPTEKSTSGEEKRGSDASGPAGKPVRGGPISWLSFLLLALTGAGLVYYYDKEKKRHIEELKAASITVKQGPSIGKAAIGGPFKLVNHEGKSVTEKDFMGKWTVIYFGFTHCPDICPEELQKLVMAIDEIKKKAGIEVVPVFISVDPERDTVEQVREYIAEFHPALIGLTGSVDEIKEVARAFRVYYMKTEEEGSDYLVDHSIVMYLMDPGMEFVKFFGKNHDVDSLTDGIINEIKQYKK from the exons ATGTTTATTCGCCGTTCATTGCGTGGTTTACTTCACGTCTCTACCAAGGGTGGCGGCGGCAGTACGTTTGTTTCCTCCTCTGGTGCTGCGGCGTCCCTGGCTACCGCTGCTGCCAGTGGCGAAGCCCTCGACTATTCCTTGCTCAGAGCAGGGGCTCATTTCACCTCATGCGATCTTCGTCCCGCCATTGGACTCTTCCGTCATTACATTGCCGTCGGAAAGTTTGGCTCTGTG GTCGCTCCATCCAAAAACAGAGGACAGAATTCAACATTTATCTTTAGAACTTTATCTAGCGCTGCGGTAAAACATGAGTCTTCTCACAATGATCCAACTGAAAAGTCAACATctggagaagagaaaaggggCTCAGATGCGAGTGGACCTGCAGGAAAGCCAGTCCGTGGCGGG CCAAtttcatggttgagttttttaTTACTTGCCCTTACTGGAGCTGGACTAGTATATTACTATGACAAGGAGAAGAAACGCCATATTGAAG AGCTAAAGGCAGCTTCAATTACAGTGAAGCAAGGGCCATCTATAGGCAAGGCAGCTATCGGGGGTCCCTTCAAGCTAGTGAATCATGAAGGAAAGTCTGTAACTGAAAAAGACTTTATGGGGAAATGGACTGTCATATACTTTGGCTTTACACATTGCCCTGATATTTGCCCAGAGGAGCTACAGAAGCTAGTCATGGCAATTGATGAAATAA AAAAGAAAGCTGGAATAGAAGTTGTGCCTGTCTTTATATCAGTAGATCCAGAAAGAGATACTGTTGAGCAAGTTCGTGAATATATTGCAG AATTTCATCCAGCATTGATAGGGCTAACTGGTTCAGTGGATGAGATAAAGGAAGTTGCCCGTGCTTTTCGTGTTTATTACATGAAAACAGAGGAAGAGGGATCTGATTATCTTGTTGATCATTCCATTGTCAT GTACTTGATGGACCCTGGTATGGAGTTTGTGAAATTCTTCGGGAAGAACCATGATGTGGATTCACTTACTGATGGTATAATTAATGAAATAAAGCAATATAAGAAGTGA
- the LOC116254716 gene encoding uncharacterized protein LOC116254716, whose product MDADAEEQALLWKKSLTRSVSRADDELCSFRTCLRWMCVDQSDPWRTTLCWSVFLVLAFGVPILSHLILWCPACDPKHQRPYDLLVEVSLTSISTLSFLSLSSFVRKYGLRRFLFLDKLCDESEKVRQQYSHQLNSSFRLLSCFVLPCFVVEIGYKAWWYVYGTAKFPFIWNAYVSDTISCILELSSWVYRTSIFFLVCVLFQLICHLQILRLQDFTKVFQAESDVETILREHLRVRKQLRVISHRYRAFIISSLIVVTISQFASLLATTRSTAHINLFKAGDVALCSVVLLTGLLICLRSAVKITHKAQAIVSHAAKWHICMTCDSFETLDCETPTRVSANQRVSPMSSSSATEPDSDDEAADEDDFDEDLIVPALASAASFQKRQALVTYFEHNRAGISVFGLMLDRSSLHTVFGIELSLVLWILGKTVGIS is encoded by the exons ATGGATGCCGATGCGGAGGAGCAGGCACTTCTATGGAAGAAATCCCTCACCAGGTCCGTCTCGCGGGCTGATGACGAGCTGTGCAGTTTCAGAACATGCCTGAGATGGATGTGCGTGGACCAGTCTGATCCATGGCGAACCACGCTCTGCTGGTCCGTCTTCCTCGTCCTCGCATTCGGGGTTCCCATCCTCTCCCACCTGATTCTCTGGTGCCCTGCCTGCGACCCCAAACACCAGAGGCCCTATGACCTCCTTGTGGAGGTCTCCCTCACTTCCATCTCCACGTTGTCTTTCCTATCCCTGTCGTCGTTTGTCCGGAAGTATGGCCTCCGGAGGTTCCTCTTCCTCGACAAGCTCTGTGATGAAAGCGAAAAAGTCCGGCAGCAGTACTCTCACCAGCTAAAT AGTTCATTCAGGCTGTTATCATGCTTTGTCCTCCCTTGTTTCGTCGTGGAGATCGGCTACAAGGCATGGTGGTACGTTTACGGAACAGCAAAGTTCCCTTTCATTTGGAACGCTTATGTAAGCGACACCATCTCATGCATTCTGGAACTGTCGTCGTGGGTGTACCGGACGtccatcttcttcctcgtctGTGTGCTTTTCCAGCTGATCTGCCATCTACAGATACTTAGGCTCCAGGATTTCACCAAAGTCTTCCAAGCGGAGTCCGATGTGGAAACCATCTTGCGCGAACACCTGCGGGTACGTAAACAGCTTCGAGTCATAAGCCACCGGTATCGAGCCTTCATCATTTCCTCATTGATCGTCGTCACCATTAGCCAATTTGCGTCGTTGCTGGCCACTACCCGGTCGACCGCGCACATTAATCTCTTCAAAGCTGGTGATGTTGCT CTGTGCTCTGTGGTGCTTCTCACTGGATTGTTGATATGCTTGAGAAGTGCAGTCAAAATTACGCATAAGGCACAAGCTATTGTCTCTCATGCCGCCAAGTGGCACATCTGCATGACATGTGATTCTTTCGAAACTTTAGACTGTGAGACCCCCACTCGTGTCTCAGCTAATCAGCGCGTCAGTCCCATGTCCTCTTCAAGTGCCACTGAGCCTGATTCAGACGACGAGGCTGCAGATGAGGATGATTTTGATGAAGACTTGATAGTTCCTGCCTTGGCCAGTGCAGCATCTTTCCAGAAGAGACAGGCTTTag TGACCTATTTTGAGCACAACAGAGCAGGCATTTCTGTGTTTGGCTTGATGCTGGACCGATCATCCCTGCACACTGTTTTTGGCATCGAACTATCCCTTGTGCTGTGGATTTTGGGGAAGACTGTTGGCATCTCTTAG